One region of Thermococcus sp. genomic DNA includes:
- a CDS encoding class I SAM-dependent methyltransferase family protein: MRAKRTQVIKPRIREILLRELPPELVSLLPKHWVQIGDVLILPLRKELEPYKRRIAEVYAEVLGVKTVLRKGHIHGETRRPDYEVLYGDDTVTVHVENGVKYKLDVAKIMFSPANVKERVRMAEVAKQGELVVDMFAGIGHLSLPMAVHRKARVIAIEKDPYTFRFLVESIWLNNVQDLVTPYNIDNRDFPAENIADRILMGYVVRTAEFIPKALSIAKDEAVIHYHNTVPERLMPEEPFATFRKVAREHGYEAEKLKELVIKRYAPGVWHVVVDVRVYKR, from the coding sequence ATGAGGGCCAAGAGAACGCAGGTCATAAAACCTCGCATCAGGGAGATACTCTTGAGGGAGCTTCCGCCCGAGCTAGTCAGCTTACTCCCCAAACACTGGGTTCAAATAGGAGACGTTTTGATTCTGCCTCTGAGGAAGGAGCTCGAACCCTACAAGCGCAGAATAGCAGAGGTTTACGCGGAGGTTCTCGGGGTAAAGACTGTCCTCAGAAAGGGGCACATCCACGGCGAGACGAGAAGGCCGGACTACGAGGTTCTCTACGGCGATGACACGGTAACGGTTCACGTTGAAAACGGCGTGAAGTACAAGCTGGACGTTGCCAAAATCATGTTCTCTCCGGCGAACGTTAAGGAGCGCGTGAGAATGGCCGAAGTTGCCAAACAGGGTGAGCTCGTCGTTGACATGTTCGCGGGAATCGGGCATTTGAGCCTCCCGATGGCCGTCCATAGAAAGGCCAGGGTTATAGCCATCGAGAAGGACCCCTACACCTTCCGCTTCCTCGTGGAGAGCATCTGGCTCAACAACGTCCAGGACTTGGTCACGCCCTACAACATTGACAACAGGGACTTCCCGGCGGAGAACATCGCCGACAGAATCCTGATGGGTTACGTCGTCAGAACGGCCGAGTTCATACCCAAGGCCCTGAGTATAGCGAAGGACGAGGCGGTAATACACTACCACAACACGGTTCCCGAGAGGCTGATGCCTGAGGAACCCTTCGCGACCTTCAGGAAAGTTGCTAGAGAGCACGGCTACGAGGCGGAGAAGCTGAAGGAGCTGGTAATCAAGCGCTACGCTCCCGGCGTCTGGCATGTCGTCGTGGACGTGAGGGTCTATAAGCGGTAG